One genomic window of Leptotrichia shahii includes the following:
- a CDS encoding AlwI family type II restriction endonuclease — MRKRKLERKPLSFSTTMRNPERIASFIENLKEFEGKILTKEVIMKIVEKLIKNKLYAPKYIKRIPHLKKILKNNTNSFSKEEIKEIIENSPQNHQEAGFEKGWDSRFDTWYKLSKEFGFLYYEMDKPIEISKTGHMLCDAYLENENSNSGEKIQKIFLNALMKYNVDNPYRKNLNKSTPIPLLLNVLKKLKNDKEENGAGIFRKELPFLICWRNNDSDELYKYIKNFRKIYRYTASNEVVYERCLELLESENEKRFKIKQIIQESVDDLIRKLRITGIFSLRGLGKFIDINELEKNKIEYIIKNYSESKTYETEYDFYKYMGELDLNVINIEENVNYELKENIKINALNNFAKKYENKKIIEELECLEKNRHSKDEFLKLIDNPTRLEFLTSLILIKNYPNLIIKPNYSIDDEGNPTFTAKGGIADIEVYDEKSDVLVEVTLIKNRQQSILEIPAITRHLVELNEKSKKENIFSIFVAPNIHEDTKYMCGFTKYQENLDIRPYTISNFAKKIKFEGNILEFLN; from the coding sequence ATGAGAAAGAGAAAATTAGAGAGAAAACCATTATCGTTTTCAACAACTATGAGAAATCCTGAAAGAATAGCTTCATTTATTGAAAATCTGAAAGAATTTGAAGGGAAAATTTTAACAAAAGAAGTTATTATGAAAATAGTAGAAAAATTAATAAAAAATAAATTGTATGCTCCAAAATACATAAAAAGAATACCACATTTGAAAAAAATATTAAAAAATAATACAAATTCTTTTAGTAAAGAAGAAATAAAAGAAATTATAGAAAATAGTCCACAGAATCATCAAGAAGCAGGATTTGAAAAAGGGTGGGATAGTAGGTTTGACACTTGGTATAAATTATCAAAGGAATTTGGATTTCTTTATTATGAAATGGATAAACCAATAGAAATTTCAAAAACAGGACATATGCTTTGTGATGCTTATTTAGAGAATGAAAATAGCAATTCAGGAGAAAAGATACAGAAAATATTTTTAAATGCTTTAATGAAGTATAATGTGGATAATCCTTATAGAAAAAATCTAAATAAAAGTACACCGATTCCCCTTTTATTAAATGTTTTGAAAAAATTGAAAAATGATAAAGAAGAAAATGGAGCAGGAATTTTTAGAAAAGAATTACCTTTTCTAATTTGCTGGAGAAATAATGATTCCGATGAGTTATATAAATATATAAAAAATTTTAGAAAAATTTATAGATATACTGCAAGTAATGAAGTCGTCTATGAAAGATGTTTGGAATTATTAGAAAGTGAAAATGAAAAAAGATTTAAAATAAAACAAATTATACAGGAATCTGTTGATGATTTAATTAGAAAATTAAGAATAACAGGAATTTTTTCGTTAAGAGGGTTAGGAAAATTTATTGACATTAATGAATTAGAAAAGAATAAAATAGAATATATAATAAAAAATTATTCAGAATCTAAAACTTATGAAACAGAATATGATTTTTATAAATATATGGGAGAACTGGATTTAAATGTAATTAATATTGAAGAAAATGTTAATTATGAATTGAAAGAAAATATAAAAATTAATGCATTAAATAATTTTGCCAAAAAATATGAAAATAAAAAAATTATTGAAGAATTGGAATGTTTGGAAAAAAATAGACATTCAAAGGATGAATTTCTAAAATTAATAGATAATCCAACTCGTTTAGAATTTTTAACAAGTTTAATTTTGATAAAAAATTATCCTAATTTAATAATAAAACCGAATTATTCGATAGACGATGAAGGAAATCCGACATTTACAGCAAAAGGTGGAATAGCAGATATTGAAGTTTATGATGAAAAATCAGATGTTTTAGTAGAAGTTACATTAATAAAAAATAGACAGCAATCTATACTAGAAATCCCTGCAATAACTAGACATTTAGTAGAATTAAATGAAAAATCAAAGAAAGAAAATATATTTTCAATTTTCGTTGCTCCAAATATACACGAAGATACAAAATATATGTGTGGGTTTACAAAATATCAGGAAAATTTGGATATAAGACCATATACAATAAGTAATTTTGCTAAAAAAATAAAATTTGAAGGAAATATATTAGAATTTTTAAATTAA